One region of Streptomyces rishiriensis genomic DNA includes:
- a CDS encoding diiron oxygenase: MGVRDIEPVVLDLDRLEQMAESGYYNPYTAFDWPDTIEADKPWMSESLTTLAGTEMWDELTREQQLALTRYEAINFFSLNIHGIRELLTEVVMRIHERAYAGVSEFLHHFIGEENEHMWFFAQFCLRYGGKLYGAQPKLRADSVDHLSPPARELVVFARVLIFEEIVDHYNAHMATDETLPHIAREVNRVHHQDESRHVAFGRMIFVNLLDQVTRRDPAEVPLVAQYLEKYLQYSVATLYNPAAYRDAGIPDALNLRRRALEHPARKAAHDRVLKRTRRFLEKSGVGVGESAE, from the coding sequence ATGGGTGTACGCGATATCGAACCGGTCGTGCTGGACCTGGACCGGCTGGAACAGATGGCGGAGTCCGGCTACTACAACCCGTACACGGCCTTCGACTGGCCCGACACCATCGAGGCCGACAAGCCGTGGATGAGCGAGAGCCTGACCACGCTGGCCGGCACCGAGATGTGGGACGAGCTGACCCGCGAACAGCAGCTCGCGCTGACGAGGTACGAGGCGATCAACTTCTTCAGCCTCAACATCCACGGCATCCGTGAGCTGCTGACCGAGGTGGTCATGCGCATCCACGAGCGCGCCTACGCGGGCGTCTCGGAGTTCCTGCACCACTTCATCGGCGAAGAGAACGAGCACATGTGGTTCTTCGCCCAGTTCTGTCTGCGCTACGGCGGCAAGCTGTACGGGGCACAGCCGAAGCTCCGGGCCGACTCGGTGGACCATCTCTCGCCGCCGGCACGTGAGTTGGTCGTGTTCGCGCGCGTTCTGATCTTCGAGGAGATCGTCGACCACTACAACGCCCACATGGCGACCGACGAGACGCTGCCGCACATCGCCCGCGAGGTCAACCGGGTGCATCACCAGGACGAGAGCCGGCACGTCGCCTTCGGCCGGATGATCTTCGTGAACCTGCTCGACCAGGTGACCCGGCGCGATCCCGCCGAGGTCCCCTTGGTCGCGCAGTACCTCGAGAAGTACCTGCAGTACAGCGTCGCCACCCTCTACAACCCCGCCGCCTACCGTGACGCGGGCATCCCGGACGCGCTGAACCTGCGGCGGCGCGCGCTGGAACACCCTGCCAGGAAGGCGGCGCACGACCGGGTGCTGAAGCGGACACGACGCTTTCTCGAGAAGTCGGGCGTGGGCGTCGGGGAGTCGGCCGAGTGA
- a CDS encoding acyl carrier protein yields the protein MSEPMKSVQQFILERNPGLDRLDGDLDLIDSRAINSLAFVDFIFLLEELMGEAIDPEELDLDDFRTLNAIEARFFKQEAA from the coding sequence ATGAGCGAACCCATGAAATCCGTCCAGCAGTTCATCCTGGAGCGCAACCCCGGACTCGACCGGCTGGACGGCGATCTCGACCTGATCGACAGCCGGGCCATCAACTCGCTCGCCTTCGTCGACTTCATCTTCCTGCTGGAGGAGCTGATGGGCGAGGCGATCGATCCCGAAGAGCTGGACCTGGACGACTTCCGCACGCTCAACGCGATCGAAGCGCGATTCTTCAAGCAGGAGGCGGCGTGA
- a CDS encoding NAD(P)H-dependent flavin oxidoreductase, whose product MRPTLAEVLGIRVSLLQSGMGGVAGPDLACAVSEAGAGGCAGGYKLVDDPLSAMLERLVAGTDRPVGVNLIPEVVGPDELVRQVAQVLDRTPQHVYLSLFGMADDAVLERITAAGRRLVVQVGTVESGVRAAAHGAIVVAQGVEAGGHLLGTPNRNDLVAELRALLPAACLVAAGGIGSPAQAARAVAAGADGVLLGTAFVVARESLAHPYFKTAVRASGEADTVITDVYEIGWPGRRHRVIATDVTRDPDQPKKFIGRTVVEGKPHVVPRFSAATPTVSTTGRVEEMALYCGLSCGAVSQERPAADIVAEFAHILEGADALGGGKG is encoded by the coding sequence ATGCGTCCGACGTTGGCAGAGGTGCTCGGCATCCGGGTGAGCCTGCTCCAGTCGGGAATGGGCGGCGTCGCGGGCCCGGACCTGGCATGCGCGGTGTCCGAGGCCGGCGCGGGGGGCTGCGCGGGCGGCTACAAGCTGGTCGACGACCCGCTGTCGGCCATGCTCGAGCGGCTCGTCGCGGGAACCGACCGCCCTGTCGGCGTGAATCTGATCCCCGAGGTCGTCGGACCGGACGAGCTCGTCCGGCAGGTCGCGCAGGTGCTCGACCGGACGCCGCAGCACGTGTACCTCTCCCTGTTCGGCATGGCCGACGACGCCGTGCTCGAGCGGATCACCGCCGCGGGACGCCGACTAGTCGTGCAGGTCGGGACCGTCGAGAGCGGTGTGCGCGCGGCCGCGCACGGCGCGATCGTGGTGGCGCAGGGCGTCGAGGCGGGCGGCCACCTCCTCGGTACGCCGAACAGGAACGACCTGGTCGCGGAGCTGCGTGCCCTGCTGCCCGCCGCCTGCCTCGTCGCGGCGGGCGGGATCGGCTCGCCGGCCCAGGCCGCCCGGGCGGTCGCCGCCGGAGCCGACGGCGTCCTGCTCGGCACCGCCTTCGTGGTCGCCCGCGAGTCGCTGGCCCACCCGTACTTCAAGACCGCGGTCCGTGCCTCCGGCGAAGCCGACACGGTGATCACCGATGTGTACGAGATCGGATGGCCGGGCCGGCGCCACCGCGTCATCGCGACGGACGTCACCCGCGATCCGGACCAGCCCAAGAAGTTCATCGGCCGCACGGTGGTCGAGGGGAAGCCGCACGTGGTGCCGCGGTTCAGCGCCGCGACACCGACCGTCTCCACCACCGGCCGCGTCGAGGAGATGGCCCTGTACTGCGGTCTGTCCTGCGGCGCCGTCTCGCAGGAACGCCCGGCGGCCGACATCGTCGCCGAATTCGCGCACATCCTCGAGGGCGCCGACGCCCTCGGGGGAGGGAAAGGATAG
- a CDS encoding alpha/beta fold hydrolase, translating into MPGYENLSRMDLTYREDTPRIPTREGVELYYESRGEGTPITMVNPFFLTSPSWRVFSEQLEKDYRLVSYDMCNHGASSHIPEEPTWDEHITDLIGLLDALEIESTYLIGVSTSTVLARDMAIKHPDRIKGLVLTGPVFGPRGMRRQRQVQRAWLRTLQTHGVAGLYEHMYPEVFSAEMNEFLGSPGYLAFREAFSALSTVEDLVNGLTRAMKDEHKPQMLAGIQAPTLVVIGDDDFLLGPTGAKELAGQFPDGRHEIMPKAGHVPYVDDAEHFQALVHKFIGEVEARA; encoded by the coding sequence ATGCCAGGCTACGAGAACCTGTCCCGGATGGATCTCACCTACCGCGAGGACACGCCTCGGATCCCCACCCGTGAGGGGGTGGAGCTCTACTACGAGTCCCGCGGCGAGGGCACGCCGATCACCATGGTCAACCCCTTCTTCCTGACCAGCCCGTCCTGGCGCGTGTTCAGCGAACAGCTGGAGAAGGACTACCGCCTCGTCAGCTACGACATGTGCAACCACGGGGCCTCCTCGCACATCCCCGAGGAGCCGACCTGGGACGAGCACATCACCGACCTGATCGGCCTGCTGGACGCCCTGGAGATCGAGTCGACGTATCTCATCGGCGTGTCGACCTCCACCGTGCTGGCCCGGGACATGGCGATCAAGCATCCCGACCGCATCAAGGGCCTCGTGCTGACAGGGCCCGTCTTCGGCCCCCGCGGAATGCGGCGCCAGCGGCAGGTGCAGCGGGCGTGGCTCCGTACGCTGCAGACCCACGGCGTCGCGGGCCTTTACGAGCACATGTACCCGGAGGTCTTCAGCGCCGAGATGAACGAGTTCCTGGGCTCTCCGGGCTACCTGGCCTTCCGGGAGGCCTTCTCGGCCCTGTCCACCGTCGAGGACCTGGTCAACGGCCTCACCCGTGCCATGAAGGACGAGCACAAGCCCCAGATGCTGGCCGGGATCCAGGCGCCGACGCTCGTCGTCATCGGCGACGACGACTTCCTGCTGGGACCGACGGGCGCCAAGGAACTGGCCGGGCAGTTCCCCGACGGCCGGCACGAGATCATGCCGAAGGCCGGCCACGTGCCCTACGTGGACGACGCCGAGCACTTCCAGGCCCTCGTGCACAAGTTCATCGGGGAAGTGGAAGCGCGTGCCTGA
- a CDS encoding phosphopantetheine-binding protein — MPDQAAEVRLRIRELLLGLFADAGFLSGVPDSASLRQAGVSSNALVSLLVAMEDAFGFEWDDDVRPEALRSVESLADHVLALRV, encoded by the coding sequence GTGCCTGACCAGGCGGCGGAGGTGCGGCTGCGCATCAGGGAGCTGCTGCTCGGCCTGTTCGCCGATGCCGGGTTCCTCAGCGGCGTCCCCGACTCGGCCTCCCTGCGCCAGGCTGGCGTGTCGTCCAACGCACTGGTCAGCCTGCTGGTGGCGATGGAGGACGCCTTCGGCTTCGAGTGGGACGACGACGTCCGGCCGGAGGCGCTGCGCTCGGTCGAGTCGCTGGCCGACCACGTGCTGGCACTCCGGGTGTGA
- a CDS encoding 4'-phosphopantetheinyl transferase superfamily protein: protein MAVDLPLPAHVAAGVRIAWRPVRPPYGPRQESAAGRRAASAALAAAGAAASVVTRHADGRPCFPPGFAGSISHTDRLAVAVVFPGAVGVGVDIEDAVISPRVARFVLRERERRTLLVPGAGFTSRELFAAKEAAFKALYGPETQGELLFWRVELSRSGDALEASYRGVRVPVWVRSETDLSLAVALRTCPHGPAAMPF, encoded by the coding sequence GTGGCTGTCGACCTGCCGCTTCCCGCCCACGTGGCGGCGGGAGTCCGGATCGCGTGGCGTCCGGTCCGGCCACCGTACGGCCCGCGCCAGGAGTCCGCGGCGGGCCGCCGTGCGGCGTCGGCGGCACTGGCCGCGGCCGGCGCCGCCGCGTCCGTCGTGACGCGCCACGCCGACGGCCGGCCCTGCTTTCCGCCGGGCTTCGCCGGGTCGATCTCGCACACCGACCGGCTGGCCGTCGCGGTGGTGTTCCCCGGTGCCGTCGGGGTCGGCGTGGACATCGAGGACGCGGTCATCAGTCCCCGCGTCGCCCGGTTCGTCCTGCGGGAACGGGAGCGGCGCACGCTGCTCGTGCCGGGAGCGGGATTCACCTCCCGGGAGCTGTTCGCCGCCAAGGAAGCGGCCTTCAAGGCGCTTTACGGCCCGGAGACCCAGGGCGAGCTGCTGTTCTGGCGCGTTGAGCTCAGCCGATCCGGCGACGCGCTGGAGGCGTCCTACCGGGGCGTGCGGGTGCCGGTCTGGGTGCGTTCCGAGACGGATCTCTCCCTGGCCGTCGCCCTTCGTACGTGTCCGCACGGGCCGGCGGCGATGCCGTTCTGA